CCTGCAAAGTAGTACAGCAAAGGATTGAAGCAACTGTTGGATGCTGCCGTGCAGAGCGAGATGACCAGAACTCTTAGCAGCATCTCAATGACCTCGCAGGATTTCCCTGACACCCTGGCATGAAGGTGAATCGTTCGGGCTACGTGATAAGGCAGGAAACACACCAGGAACGTGCACAGGACGACTGCGATCAAATACACCGTACGTTGCCGGGTGTTCCGCTTTCTATTGCCGATTTTACCTCCCAGGACGAGTTTGCACATGATGCAGCCATAGCAGGCTAGTATTGTAATAAAAGGAATCAAAAATCCGAAAAATATCCCCACGTAGTTCAAAATAAATATGCGCATCCAAgatttgtcatttccaggctcaAAGCAGCGCCACTTTTCCTCACGCCATATAGTACTTGACATGAGAAAAGGTGACGACAAGCAGGAGACAAAAATCCAGATGCCCAAACATGCCAGGCTTGCCCGACGTACAGTGATCAGGGACTTGGCTTTGATGGGGTGAACTACGGCGATGTACCGTAGCACGCTTAGTCCCGTGAGAAACAGTACGCTGGTGTAGAGATTGAGGTAAAAGGAAAAGACGCACCA
This Paramisgurnus dabryanus chromosome 7, PD_genome_1.1, whole genome shotgun sequence DNA region includes the following protein-coding sequences:
- the cysltr3 gene encoding cysteinyl leukotriene receptor 2 is translated as MTSPLPSSVSPSWSNVTSHLNPNKTTCDENESFKYLAYTITYSIVFPIGVISNCVALYVFCCLTSKKTANTVFMTNLAISDAGFSLTLPFRLVYYFRGCQWDFPDWLCRWCVFSFYLNLYTSVLFLTGLSVLRYIAVVHPIKAKSLITVRRASLACLGIWIFVSCLSSPFLMSSTIWREEKWRCFEPGNDKSWMRIFILNYVGIFFGFLIPFITILACYGCIMCKLVLGGKIGNRKRNTRQRTVYLIAVVLCTFLVCFLPYHVARTIHLHARVSGKSCEVIEMLLRVLVISLCTAASNSCFNPLLYYFAGETFRSTIRRGSDRGTASSLRHSSNQSFRMKISDTWDSMRRKNYQSPCS